The proteins below come from a single Crossiella sp. CA-258035 genomic window:
- a CDS encoding MarR family transcriptional regulator, producing MRAWRTYIVGSQLLAYQLNRELQDEHGLTLADYEILVRLSEQPEQRMRMSQLAGEVASSKSRLSHQITRMERAGLVTRVDCPSDGRGVFAQLTESGITRLKTAAPAHLDGVRSHLVDLLTPAEHTALATIFAKVQDHLAGR from the coding sequence ATGCGGGCCTGGCGCACCTACATCGTGGGCAGCCAGCTACTGGCCTACCAGCTCAACCGGGAACTGCAGGACGAGCACGGCCTCACCCTGGCCGACTACGAGATCCTGGTCCGCCTCTCCGAACAGCCGGAGCAGCGGATGCGGATGAGCCAGCTGGCCGGCGAGGTGGCCAGCTCCAAGAGCCGCCTGTCCCACCAGATCACCAGGATGGAACGCGCGGGCCTGGTGACCAGGGTGGACTGCCCCAGCGACGGCCGGGGCGTGTTCGCCCAGCTCACCGAGAGCGGCATCACCCGCCTGAAGACCGCGGCCCCGGCCCACCTGGACGGCGTACGCAGCCACCTGGTTGACCTGCTCACCCCGGCCGAGCACACCGCGCTGGCCACGATCTTCGCCAAGGTCCAGGACCACCTGGCCGGTCGCTAG